The Blastopirellula retiformator genome includes a region encoding these proteins:
- the thrS gene encoding threonine--tRNA ligase has protein sequence MLEVHLPDGNVKSYDIEVTPMDVAADIGAGLAKATLAAQVDGQTVGFDTKLPTEGSVNLRLLTNKNEEALGVMRHSCAHIMARAIMRLFDGVQLAFGPTIEGGFYYDFDLEHKLTAEDFPAIEAEMKKIIKENEPFERIEESREGALAVVKDIDQKYKIEHIETGLGDHGALSFYRQGEFIDLCRGPHVPKPKAIGAFKLLSVAGAYWKGSSDNKQLQRVYATAFFNKEALAAHLEKLEEAKRRDHRVLGKQLELFSINPMVGQGLILWMPKGAVIRQQLTDFVSEQLKKHEYESVFTPNIGKVELYKTSGHYPYYKDSQFPPIHVADDEEYLLKPMNCPHHIMIYKSRPRSYRELPIRLSEFGTVYRYEQSGELNGMTRVRGFCQDDAHIFCMEEQVEEEFRKCIEMTQYVLNSLGLTDYRVRLGFRDPDSTKYVGDSKVWDRAEQSLVSVCKNMGIDAVAEAGEAAFYGPKADFVVNDCLGREWQLGTVQLDYNLPSAERFALEYIGADNQPHRPVMIHRAPFGSLERFMGVLIEHFAGAFPLWLAPEQVRVLVVSQKFEEYARKVEAELKQAGFRVTGDYRPEKIGAKIRDAQLELIPYMLIIGGREMETESVAVRDRIDGDLGSMKVAEAIDKLKQEVAERKVRQVYAGSSGLGTAATGAVEEY, from the coding sequence ATGCTTGAGGTTCATCTCCCTGACGGCAACGTAAAATCTTACGACATCGAAGTCACCCCTATGGATGTCGCCGCCGACATCGGCGCTGGCCTGGCCAAAGCGACCCTGGCGGCTCAGGTCGACGGCCAGACCGTCGGCTTCGACACCAAGCTGCCGACCGAAGGCTCGGTCAACTTGCGGCTGTTGACCAACAAAAATGAAGAAGCCCTGGGCGTGATGCGGCATAGCTGCGCACACATCATGGCCCGCGCCATCATGCGTCTATTCGACGGCGTGCAGCTGGCGTTTGGTCCGACCATCGAAGGGGGCTTCTACTACGACTTTGATCTGGAGCACAAGCTGACCGCCGAAGACTTCCCGGCGATCGAAGCCGAGATGAAGAAGATCATCAAAGAAAACGAGCCGTTCGAGCGGATCGAAGAGTCGCGCGAAGGGGCGTTGGCCGTCGTCAAGGACATCGACCAGAAGTACAAGATCGAGCACATCGAAACCGGCCTGGGCGATCACGGCGCCTTGTCGTTCTACCGCCAGGGCGAGTTCATCGATCTCTGCCGCGGCCCTCACGTTCCCAAACCGAAAGCGATCGGCGCCTTCAAGCTATTGTCGGTCGCCGGCGCCTATTGGAAAGGGAGCTCCGACAACAAGCAGTTGCAGCGAGTTTACGCAACTGCGTTCTTCAACAAGGAAGCCCTTGCCGCGCATCTGGAGAAGCTCGAAGAAGCCAAACGCCGCGACCATCGCGTGCTGGGCAAACAGCTTGAGCTCTTCTCGATCAATCCAATGGTCGGGCAAGGTTTGATTTTGTGGATGCCCAAAGGCGCGGTCATTCGCCAGCAGCTGACCGACTTCGTATCGGAACAGCTGAAGAAGCACGAATACGAATCGGTCTTCACCCCCAACATCGGCAAGGTCGAGCTTTACAAGACCTCGGGACACTATCCGTATTACAAGGATAGCCAGTTCCCGCCGATCCACGTGGCGGATGACGAAGAGTACTTGCTGAAGCCGATGAACTGTCCGCACCACATCATGATCTACAAGAGTCGGCCACGCAGTTATCGCGAGCTGCCGATTCGCTTGTCGGAATTCGGCACCGTCTATCGCTACGAGCAATCGGGCGAATTGAACGGCATGACTCGCGTCCGCGGCTTCTGCCAGGACGACGCCCACATCTTCTGCATGGAAGAGCAGGTCGAAGAAGAATTCCGTAAGTGCATCGAGATGACTCAGTACGTACTGAACAGTCTCGGCCTGACCGACTATCGCGTCCGGCTTGGCTTCCGTGATCCTGACAGCACCAAGTATGTCGGCGACTCGAAGGTCTGGGATCGGGCCGAACAGTCGCTCGTTTCGGTCTGCAAGAACATGGGGATCGACGCCGTCGCCGAAGCAGGCGAAGCCGCCTTCTACGGACCGAAAGCGGACTTCGTGGTCAACGACTGCCTAGGCCGCGAATGGCAACTTGGCACCGTGCAGCTCGACTACAACCTGCCGAGCGCCGAACGCTTCGCCCTGGAGTACATCGGCGCCGACAACCAACCGCATCGCCCGGTGATGATTCACCGCGCTCCGTTCGGCTCGCTCGAACGGTTCATGGGCGTGTTGATCGAGCACTTCGCCGGCGCCTTCCCGCTCTGGCTCGCTCCAGAGCAGGTCCGCGTCTTGGTCGTCAGCCAGAAGTTTGAAGAGTACGCCCGCAAGGTCGAGGCCGAACTCAAACAGGCGGGCTTCCGCGTCACCGGCGATTACCGTCCCGAAAAGATCGGCGCCAAGATCCGCGATGCGCAGCTAGAGTTGATCCCCTACATGCTGATCATCGGCGGACGCGAGATGGAGACCGAATCGGTCGCCGTTCGCGATCGGATCGACGGGGATCTCGGATCGATGAAAGTCGCCGAAGCGATCGACAAGCTGAAGCAGGAAGTCGCCGAGCGTAAGGTTCGCCAGGTCTACGCCGGCTCGTCCGGACTCGGAACTGCCGCAACCGGCGCCGTCGAAGAATACTAA
- the groL gene encoding chaperonin GroEL (60 kDa chaperone family; promotes refolding of misfolded polypeptides especially under stressful conditions; forms two stacked rings of heptamers to form a barrel-shaped 14mer; ends can be capped by GroES; misfolded proteins enter the barrel where they are refolded when GroES binds) encodes MAKMIAFDQEAREAIRRGVSKLAKAVKTTLGPKGRNVILQKSFGSPTVTKDGVTVAKEIDLEDVYENMGAQMVREVASKTSDVAGDGTTTATLMAEAIFNEGLRAVVSGVNPIHMKSGIEKAVADITEKLNGMAIPIKKKEEMANVGCIAANNDREIGDLLADAMEKVGKDGVITVDEGKSLATEVEWVEGMQFDRGYLSPYFVSDTTMMQCVLEDCYVLVFEKKITNIKDLVPVLEAVVQQSKPLLIIAEDIEGEALATLVINRIRGTFKCCAVKAPGYGDRRKAMMEDIAILTGGTAIFESLGIKLESLGLAELGRAKKVIVDKDNTTIIEGAGQTQHIKDRITQIRREIEKSTSDYDKEKLEERLAKLAGGVAKVNVGAATESEMKEKKARVEDALHATRAAAAEGILPGGGVALLRASSEVKPKDLTHDEEIGYNIVIRACRAPITTISNNAGKDGSIVCEKVLEGKGNSGYNALTDTYEDLVKAGVIDPARVTKTALANSASVATLLLTSDALIAEKPKDAKGGHGGDHDMY; translated from the coding sequence ATGGCGAAAATGATTGCGTTTGACCAGGAAGCCCGCGAAGCGATTCGCCGCGGCGTCTCGAAACTGGCCAAAGCGGTAAAGACGACCTTGGGTCCGAAGGGACGCAACGTCATTCTGCAGAAGAGCTTCGGCAGCCCGACCGTCACCAAGGACGGCGTCACCGTCGCCAAAGAAATCGATCTGGAAGACGTCTATGAAAACATGGGCGCCCAGATGGTTCGCGAAGTCGCCAGCAAGACCAGCGACGTCGCCGGCGACGGCACCACCACCGCCACACTGATGGCCGAAGCGATCTTCAACGAAGGTCTGCGTGCGGTCGTCTCGGGCGTGAACCCGATTCACATGAAGTCGGGCATCGAAAAGGCGGTCGCCGACATCACCGAAAAGCTGAACGGAATGGCGATTCCGATCAAGAAGAAAGAAGAAATGGCCAACGTCGGCTGCATCGCCGCCAACAACGATCGCGAAATCGGCGATCTGCTGGCTGACGCGATGGAAAAGGTCGGCAAAGACGGCGTCATCACCGTCGACGAAGGCAAGAGCCTGGCGACCGAAGTCGAATGGGTCGAAGGGATGCAGTTCGATCGCGGTTACCTGTCGCCGTACTTCGTCAGCGACACCACCATGATGCAGTGCGTGCTGGAAGATTGCTACGTCCTGGTCTTTGAGAAGAAGATCACCAACATCAAGGACCTGGTCCCGGTGCTGGAAGCGGTCGTGCAGCAAAGCAAGCCGCTGTTGATCATCGCCGAAGACATCGAAGGCGAAGCCCTGGCCACGTTGGTCATCAACCGCATCCGCGGCACCTTCAAGTGCTGTGCGGTGAAGGCCCCGGGTTACGGTGATCGTCGCAAGGCCATGATGGAAGATATCGCCATCCTGACCGGCGGCACCGCGATCTTCGAAAGCCTCGGCATCAAGCTCGAAAGCTTGGGTCTGGCCGAACTGGGTCGCGCCAAGAAGGTCATCGTCGACAAAGACAACACGACGATCATCGAAGGCGCCGGTCAAACCCAGCACATCAAGGATCGCATCACGCAGATCCGTCGCGAAATCGAGAAGTCGACCAGCGACTACGATAAAGAAAAGCTGGAAGAACGTCTGGCCAAGCTGGCCGGCGGCGTCGCCAAGGTCAACGTTGGCGCCGCGACCGAAAGCGAAATGAAAGAGAAGAAGGCTCGCGTCGAAGACGCCCTGCACGCCACCCGCGCTGCCGCGGCCGAAGGCATCCTGCCGGGCGGCGGCGTCGCCCTGCTTCGCGCGTCGTCGGAAGTGAAGCCGAAGGATCTGACCCACGACGAAGAGATCGGCTACAACATCGTGATCCGCGCTTGCCGCGCCCCGATCACGACGATCTCGAACAACGCCGGCAAAGACGGCAGCATCGTCTGCGAAAAGGTTTTGGAAGGGAAAGGCAACAGCGGCTACAACGCGTTGACCGACACCTACGAAGACCTGGTCAAGGCGGGCGTCATCGATCCGGCTCGCGTCACCAAGACCGCCCTGGCCAACTCGGCCAGCGTCGCGACCTTGCTGCTGACCAGCGACGCGCTGATCGCCGAAAAGCCGAAAGACGCCAAGGGCGGACACGGCGGCGATCACGACATGTATTAA
- a CDS encoding peptidase associated/transthyretin-like domain-containing protein, whose protein sequence is MKMRLLPLLAVVGLVGCFSNKPDLEFGEVHGTITLNGEPLKNAKVRFQPPAGRPSFGATDAAGEYSLYFQGEPWGALVGVNNVAITTEDMFEDEVTGERKFVRELLPKKYHVESTLTADVQPGDNHFDFNLVDEKKRK, encoded by the coding sequence ATGAAGATGCGACTGTTGCCGCTGCTGGCGGTCGTCGGACTTGTCGGCTGCTTCAGCAACAAGCCCGACCTGGAGTTTGGCGAGGTCCATGGGACGATCACGCTCAACGGCGAGCCGCTGAAGAACGCCAAGGTGCGATTCCAACCCCCAGCCGGACGCCCCTCGTTTGGCGCGACCGATGCTGCGGGGGAGTATTCCCTTTACTTTCAGGGAGAACCGTGGGGAGCACTGGTTGGCGTGAACAACGTCGCCATCACGACCGAGGACATGTTTGAAGACGAGGTCACCGGCGAGCGAAAATTCGTTCGTGAGCTCCTTCCCAAAAAGTACCATGTCGAATCAACGCTGACCGCCGACGTACAACCTGGCGATAACCATTTCGACTTCAATCTGGTCGACGAAAAAAAGCGGAAGTAA
- a CDS encoding thioredoxin domain-containing protein: MNVPATSSRWKCPLTTLLTGWIVAICLVWWNMTAYSFQIDAEPTPIEVWPAVADIPLAADRPTVLLFLHPRCPCSVASLAELEQAIAATPSDLRPNVQVVATVPQEYDASWTDTKTMARSENLPGASVFVDVGGHESQKFGAASSGHVMAFAPSGELLYSGGVTHSRGHEGDNVGRASLVRVLSDASDQSHVAAELPAFGCRLFLPDSTCAIVHPGQTPPAPANQESTR; the protein is encoded by the coding sequence ATGAACGTCCCCGCTACATCATCTCGCTGGAAGTGTCCCCTAACCACGCTGCTCACCGGATGGATCGTCGCGATCTGCCTGGTCTGGTGGAACATGACCGCTTATTCGTTTCAGATCGACGCCGAACCGACGCCGATTGAAGTCTGGCCGGCGGTCGCGGATATTCCGCTAGCCGCTGACCGGCCGACGGTGCTGTTGTTTCTGCATCCCCGCTGTCCCTGTTCGGTCGCCTCGCTGGCGGAACTGGAGCAGGCGATCGCGGCGACGCCTTCCGATCTTCGCCCCAACGTTCAGGTCGTGGCGACGGTCCCGCAGGAATATGACGCCTCGTGGACCGACACCAAGACCATGGCCCGCAGCGAGAACCTACCCGGCGCGAGCGTCTTTGTCGACGTCGGAGGCCATGAATCGCAAAAGTTTGGCGCCGCGTCCAGCGGTCACGTCATGGCGTTCGCACCGAGCGGCGAGCTGCTCTATTCCGGCGGCGTGACCCACTCACGCGGACACGAAGGAGACAACGTCGGCCGGGCGTCGCTCGTACGCGTCTTGTCAGACGCCAGCGATCAGTCCCACGTTGCGGCCGAGCTGCCGGCGTTCGGCTGTCGGCTGTTCCTGCCGGATTCCACTTGCGCAATTGTTCACCCGGGGCAAACGCCTCCGGCGCCCGCCAACCAAGAATCGACACGATAG
- a CDS encoding PAS domain S-box protein: protein MQTENIYRNTDRLFAVLMPFQWICGIIATACASPWAWSGQSSYTHPHVWLAMLGGGLCCLLPCYLAIFRPGRLSTRMVIGCSQMVFVSILIHVTGGRIETHFYVFGSLAFLAAYRDIRVLVPATLIVAADHFVRGIFWPESIFGIATASPWRWVEHTGWVLFEDVFLILSIRQSLAEVRELARQTTDTEIAMERLAIAKRFAEHNEARFRATFDHAAVGVAHIGFDGYCLRANKHICEMLEYTEQELQHLRFQDVTYPEDRQLDATRLQGFLDGTFEETAFEKRYVSRSGEAIWVRLTVSIVRDEEFFICVVEDIREERRAREALEKSHLENHKLSLVAAKARQSVIIADAFCRIEWVNSAFTQLTGFTQEEVEGRKPWDLLQGPETDPQTIALVGEKIRAKESVSVEIVNYSKTGEKYWIALEIEPVFDDQQRLTQFIATQNNVTERKRYEEDLRSAKDAAEAASAAKSEFLANMSHEIRTPLNGLLGFTDLLIRGAANDPAKRDEYLQIIRTSGRSLLDVINDLLDLSKIEAGKLETELLPCDPAAILSEVASILKVKADEKGLKLEHEWISDTPNQIVTDAVRLRQLLTNLIGNAIKFTEFGGVSVSASWSAKRQQLMFEVRDSGIGIPEDQLEAIFEPFSQADTTTTRRFGGTGLGLAICRRIADLLGGDVTVQSQVGAGTTFLVNIAAPAPDESSQAVAEKVTEAVGDPASARSGEQFQGVRALVAEDGPVNRLLVEKMLTPCGFQLTFVENGQLALEAYNPERFDLILMDMQMPVLDGYAATERLRATGCVAPIIAMTAHAMASDRQDCLSAGCSDYVSKPVTLEQLLTTIERNLPSSHAPTSTGDSSAETAAAPQDAPLASEILPGMEMLAPAIDLFVNGLPELLADMLAAAEDADWEKVELLAHRLRGSCGGCGFPVMYDVATALEESARTQKDAPSEKTNNEILATHEQLMKMLPRIEDSTGRRPYAANPGL from the coding sequence ATGCAAACGGAGAATATCTACCGCAACACCGACCGTTTGTTCGCCGTGTTGATGCCGTTTCAATGGATTTGCGGAATCATCGCAACGGCCTGCGCCTCTCCTTGGGCGTGGTCGGGACAGTCAAGCTATACCCACCCGCACGTATGGCTGGCGATGCTTGGTGGCGGTCTCTGCTGTCTACTCCCTTGCTATCTGGCGATATTTCGGCCCGGCCGACTCAGCACTCGCATGGTCATTGGGTGCAGCCAGATGGTATTCGTATCGATACTGATTCACGTAACCGGCGGCCGCATTGAAACTCATTTCTACGTTTTCGGCTCGCTCGCGTTTCTGGCCGCATATCGGGACATCCGCGTCCTAGTTCCGGCCACGCTAATTGTCGCAGCGGACCATTTTGTACGCGGCATCTTTTGGCCCGAAAGCATTTTTGGCATCGCTACCGCCAGTCCTTGGCGATGGGTCGAGCATACCGGCTGGGTGCTGTTTGAAGATGTCTTCCTGATCCTTTCGATCCGGCAGAGCCTGGCTGAGGTACGGGAGCTGGCCCGTCAGACGACCGATACCGAGATCGCCATGGAGCGTCTGGCGATCGCCAAGCGTTTCGCCGAGCACAACGAAGCCCGGTTCCGCGCGACGTTTGACCACGCGGCGGTCGGCGTCGCCCATATCGGCTTTGACGGTTACTGTTTGCGGGCCAACAAACACATCTGCGAGATGCTGGAATACACCGAACAAGAGCTGCAGCACCTGCGATTCCAGGACGTCACCTACCCCGAAGACCGACAACTGGACGCGACTCGACTGCAAGGTTTTCTCGATGGCACATTTGAAGAAACGGCGTTTGAGAAGCGTTACGTCAGCCGCTCGGGCGAAGCCATCTGGGTACGTCTGACCGTTTCGATCGTCCGTGACGAGGAGTTCTTCATCTGCGTGGTCGAAGACATTCGCGAAGAACGTCGCGCCCGCGAAGCGCTCGAGAAATCGCATCTTGAGAACCACAAACTCTCGCTGGTCGCCGCCAAGGCGCGGCAGTCGGTCATCATTGCGGACGCCTTTTGCCGGATCGAATGGGTCAACTCGGCGTTCACGCAACTGACCGGATTTACCCAGGAAGAAGTCGAGGGTCGCAAGCCGTGGGATCTGCTTCAGGGCCCTGAAACCGATCCCCAAACCATCGCTCTGGTGGGTGAAAAAATACGGGCGAAAGAGAGCGTCAGCGTCGAGATCGTCAACTACTCGAAAACCGGCGAGAAGTACTGGATCGCCCTCGAAATCGAGCCCGTGTTCGACGACCAGCAGCGTCTGACGCAGTTTATCGCCACGCAAAACAACGTGACCGAGCGCAAACGGTATGAAGAGGACTTGCGCAGCGCCAAAGATGCCGCCGAAGCGGCCAGCGCCGCCAAAAGCGAATTCTTGGCCAACATGAGCCATGAGATTCGCACCCCGCTCAACGGCTTGCTCGGCTTCACCGATCTGTTGATTCGGGGCGCCGCAAATGACCCGGCCAAACGGGACGAGTACCTACAGATTATCCGCACCAGCGGCCGCAGCCTACTCGACGTGATCAACGATTTGCTCGATCTGTCCAAGATCGAAGCCGGCAAGCTGGAAACCGAACTGCTTCCCTGCGATCCGGCGGCGATCTTGTCCGAAGTCGCGTCGATCCTGAAAGTCAAAGCGGACGAAAAAGGGCTAAAGCTAGAACACGAGTGGATTTCGGATACGCCCAACCAGATCGTCACCGATGCGGTTCGGTTGCGGCAGTTGCTAACCAACTTGATTGGCAACGCGATCAAGTTCACCGAGTTTGGCGGCGTCTCGGTCTCGGCCAGTTGGAGCGCCAAACGCCAGCAACTGATGTTCGAAGTCCGGGATTCCGGCATCGGCATTCCGGAAGATCAACTCGAGGCAATCTTTGAACCGTTCTCGCAAGCCGATACCACCACAACGCGGCGTTTCGGTGGTACCGGCTTGGGCCTGGCGATTTGCCGACGTATCGCAGACCTGTTGGGCGGCGACGTCACCGTGCAAAGTCAGGTTGGCGCAGGGACGACCTTCCTGGTGAACATCGCCGCGCCGGCGCCCGACGAATCGTCCCAGGCCGTGGCGGAAAAAGTTACCGAAGCGGTTGGCGATCCCGCCTCGGCTCGCTCTGGCGAACAATTTCAGGGCGTCCGGGCGCTAGTTGCGGAAGATGGCCCGGTGAATCGCTTGCTGGTCGAAAAGATGCTGACTCCGTGCGGGTTCCAGCTGACCTTCGTCGAAAATGGTCAGCTGGCGCTGGAAGCGTATAATCCGGAGCGGTTTGATCTGATCTTGATGGACATGCAAATGCCGGTGCTGGACGGCTATGCGGCGACCGAACGTCTTCGCGCAACCGGCTGCGTGGCGCCGATCATCGCCATGACGGCGCATGCGATGGCGTCGGATCGCCAAGACTGTTTGTCAGCCGGATGCAGCGACTACGTCAGCAAACCGGTGACGCTGGAACAACTGCTGACGACGATCGAGCGGAATTTGCCTTCCTCGCACGCCCCAACCTCCACCGGCGATTCATCCGCCGAAACGGCGGCTGCGCCCCAAGACGCTCCGTTGGCCAGCGAGATTCTCCCCGGTATGGAGATGCTCGCCCCGGCGATCGACCTGTTCGTTAACGGCCTGCCTGAGTTGTTGGCCGACATGTTGGCGGCGGCGGAAGACGCCGATTGGGAAAAGGTCGAGCTATTAGCCCATCGCCTGCGCGGCTCTTGCGGAGGGTGCGGCTTCCCCGTGATGTACGACGTCGCAACCGCGCTGGAAGAGTCCGCTCGGACACAAAAGGACGCTCCCAGCGAAAAAACCAACAATGAGATTTTGGCGACGCATGAGCAACTGATGAAAATGTTGCCGCGGATCGAAGATTCGACCGGTCGTCGTCCTTATGCCGCGAACCCCGGCCTCTAA
- a CDS encoding DUF1559 domain-containing protein, giving the protein MTNFSRRRAFTLVELLVVIAIIGVLIALLLPAVQQAREAARRMSCSNNLKQIGLGLHNYHDTFGSLPPMIVKSGESPDDVRPAWAWSALLLPMLELGNQHDALQVGTLSLTDSAATAEGAAVLGTALPAFLCPSEAGASDVTARAVSGVNLGRSSYPGVNGHGPRVYYYDQGPTASASGIFSDRVKGFLFRDVIDGTSNTMAVGERTQTLPRTTEQTSTQWAGASHGEEDDSGYRGSLEVAGCTGYPLNEPYVDGVTNWQYKHWFRSFHPGGAQFAFVDGSVHFIADTIDMTTYRNLSNRHDGAVLGQY; this is encoded by the coding sequence ATGACGAACTTTTCTCGCAGACGCGCGTTTACCCTGGTCGAGCTACTGGTGGTAATTGCGATCATCGGCGTTTTGATCGCCTTGTTGCTGCCAGCGGTGCAACAAGCGCGAGAAGCGGCTCGCCGAATGTCCTGCTCCAATAACCTGAAGCAGATCGGACTCGGACTGCACAACTATCACGACACCTTCGGTTCGCTGCCGCCGATGATCGTCAAATCGGGCGAGTCGCCTGACGATGTTCGTCCGGCGTGGGCCTGGAGCGCCCTACTGCTGCCGATGCTGGAACTGGGCAACCAACACGATGCGCTGCAAGTCGGCACGCTGTCGCTCACCGATTCGGCGGCCACGGCCGAGGGCGCCGCCGTACTGGGAACCGCCCTGCCTGCGTTTCTGTGCCCGTCCGAAGCGGGAGCTTCCGACGTCACCGCCCGCGCCGTCTCGGGAGTTAACCTGGGCCGCTCCAGCTACCCTGGCGTCAACGGCCATGGACCGCGGGTCTATTACTACGACCAAGGCCCGACGGCGAGCGCTTCCGGCATCTTCTCAGACCGCGTCAAGGGCTTCCTCTTCCGGGACGTCATCGACGGTACGTCGAACACGATGGCAGTTGGCGAGCGGACGCAAACGCTTCCCCGTACGACCGAGCAAACCAGCACGCAGTGGGCAGGCGCCTCGCATGGCGAAGAAGACGACAGCGGCTATCGCGGCTCGCTGGAAGTCGCTGGTTGCACTGGTTATCCGCTCAACGAGCCGTACGTCGACGGCGTTACCAACTGGCAGTACAAGCATTGGTTCCGCAGCTTTCATCCGGGCGGCGCACAGTTCGCCTTTGTCGACGGCAGCGTCCACTTTATCGCCGATACGATCGACATGACGACCTACCGCAACCTGTCGAATCGTCACGACGGCGCCGTACTGGGCCAGTACTAA
- a CDS encoding HD-GYP domain-containing protein, with translation MQRPSEASQAESDSPSALEFNDREMRQKRIIAIDDEPVNLALAEAYLRHDGFERLEFYSDPQTALEVVRNDPPDLILLDLMMPKLDGLNFLKAIETTHNQLLAPVILLTASSDTEHRREALELGGADFLQKPILAEELIPRIRNVLSAQHFKTWLRDQNQRLEQLVQHRTKELERAQGLIIACLARAAEFRDELTGHHNMRVARYAGLIARNVGLPGELVRTIQAAAPLHDIGKVAVPDSILHKPGRLTPEERSLMERHTDWGRSIVEPEKKWGFIITDLTSGDAGQANADLLRVASRIAMSHHERWDGAGYPQGLAGTDIPVEARVVSVADVFDALSCKRPYKDAFPPEKCLAMIREQRGKQFDPDMVDAFEEAIPEVLWIQEILRDEAQ, from the coding sequence ATGCAACGCCCAAGCGAAGCGTCCCAGGCGGAATCCGACTCGCCCAGCGCGCTGGAGTTCAATGATCGAGAAATGCGGCAGAAGCGCATTATCGCCATTGATGACGAGCCGGTGAACCTTGCGCTCGCCGAGGCCTACCTTCGCCACGACGGTTTTGAACGTCTTGAGTTTTACTCCGACCCGCAAACGGCGCTGGAAGTCGTTCGCAACGATCCGCCCGATCTGATCCTGCTCGACTTGATGATGCCCAAGCTAGATGGCCTCAACTTTCTGAAGGCGATCGAAACGACGCACAATCAATTGTTAGCGCCGGTGATCCTGTTGACCGCTTCGTCCGATACCGAGCATCGTCGCGAAGCGCTGGAACTGGGCGGCGCCGACTTCCTGCAAAAACCGATTCTCGCCGAAGAGTTGATCCCGCGAATTCGCAACGTGCTCAGCGCCCAGCACTTCAAGACCTGGCTCCGCGATCAAAACCAACGTCTGGAGCAGCTCGTTCAGCATCGGACAAAGGAGTTGGAGCGGGCGCAAGGTTTGATCATTGCGTGCCTGGCCCGTGCCGCCGAATTTCGCGATGAGCTGACCGGGCACCACAATATGCGGGTGGCGAGATACGCCGGGTTGATCGCCCGCAACGTCGGCTTGCCGGGCGAATTGGTCCGCACGATTCAAGCCGCCGCCCCGCTGCACGACATCGGCAAAGTGGCGGTGCCCGATTCGATCTTGCACAAACCGGGACGTTTGACGCCGGAAGAACGATCGCTGATGGAGCGTCATACCGACTGGGGACGCTCCATCGTCGAACCCGAAAAGAAATGGGGATTCATAATCACTGATCTCACCTCCGGCGATGCCGGTCAGGCAAACGCCGATCTGCTCCGCGTCGCTTCGCGAATCGCCATGAGCCACCACGAACGTTGGGACGGCGCAGGGTATCCGCAAGGCCTGGCCGGAACCGACATCCCGGTCGAAGCTCGGGTCGTCTCGGTCGCCGACGTGTTTGACGCCTTGTCGTGCAAACGCCCGTACAAGGACGCATTTCCGCCGGAAAAATGCCTGGCGATGATTCGTGAGCAGCGGGGGAAACAGTTTGACCCCGATATGGTCGACGCATTTGAGGAAGCGATTCCAGAGGTTCTCTGGATCCAAGAAATCTTACGAGATGAGGCGCAATGA